In a genomic window of Candidatus Hydrogenedentota bacterium:
- a CDS encoding TIGR00730 family Rossman fold protein → MHGDAPLHICVYAASSCAVDEAYKEAARRLGTLIGERGATLVYGAGNIGLMGECALAVHAAGGRVVGVIPDRLADLELAYREADELVVTETMRDRKRIMAERADAFVALPGSIGTLEEMLEVLVLRQLGYHRKPCAFLNVNGFFDPLFQMFARLVEENFLKESALDMFHVCMTPEAVFEYLDNYTPHQPEPKWF, encoded by the coding sequence ATGCACGGAGACGCCCCCCTTCACATCTGTGTTTATGCCGCGTCGTCATGCGCGGTGGACGAGGCCTACAAGGAGGCGGCCCGGCGGCTGGGCACGCTCATCGGCGAACGCGGCGCGACGCTGGTCTACGGCGCGGGCAACATCGGGCTCATGGGCGAATGCGCGCTGGCGGTCCACGCGGCGGGCGGGCGCGTGGTCGGCGTGATTCCCGACCGGCTGGCGGACCTGGAACTGGCCTACCGCGAGGCCGACGAGCTGGTCGTGACCGAGACCATGCGCGACCGCAAGCGGATCATGGCGGAGCGGGCGGACGCGTTTGTGGCCCTTCCGGGGAGCATCGGCACGCTGGAGGAGATGCTGGAGGTGCTCGTGCTGCGGCAGCTCGGCTACCACCGCAAGCCCTGCGCCTTCCTCAATGTTAACGGGTTCTTCGACCCCCTCTTCCAGATGTTCGCCCGGCTCGTTGAGGAGAATTTCCTCAAAGAGTCCGCCCTGGACATGTTTCACGTCTGCATGACCCCCGAGGCCGTTTTCGAGTATCTGGACAACTACACGCCCCACCAGCCCGAGCCCAAGTGGTTCTGA
- a CDS encoding nitroreductase family protein has product MNTFDAIEARRAVKHFDPEHRLTPEEEKRLFEAVLLSPTSFNIQNWRFVVVRDSALREQVRAAAWNQAQVTDAALLVVLCADLKSWEKSPERYWRTAPPEFRDFVVPAIDAYYRGREGVQRDEAMRSCGIAAQTLMLAAKTLGYDSCPMVGFDFDAVGRLVNLPEDHVIGLMVSVGKAVEPARPRGGQLALDEVVVTDRFA; this is encoded by the coding sequence ATGAACACCTTTGACGCCATCGAGGCCCGCCGCGCGGTGAAGCACTTTGATCCGGAGCACCGGCTCACCCCGGAGGAGGAGAAGCGGCTCTTCGAGGCGGTGTTGCTGTCCCCCACCTCCTTCAACATCCAGAACTGGCGCTTTGTCGTGGTGCGGGATTCGGCGCTCCGGGAGCAGGTCAGGGCGGCGGCGTGGAACCAGGCGCAGGTGACGGACGCGGCGCTGCTGGTGGTGCTCTGCGCCGACCTGAAATCCTGGGAGAAGTCGCCGGAGCGCTACTGGCGCACCGCGCCGCCGGAGTTCCGCGACTTCGTGGTGCCGGCCATTGACGCCTATTACCGGGGGCGCGAGGGGGTGCAGCGCGACGAGGCGATGCGCTCCTGCGGCATTGCGGCGCAGACCCTCATGCTGGCCGCCAAGACGCTGGGCTATGACTCCTGCCCCATGGTCGGCTTCGATTTCGACGCGGTGGGCAGACTGGTCAACCTGCCGGAGGACCACGTCATAGGGCTGATGGTGTCCGTGGGCAAGGCGGTGGAACCCGCCCGTCCCCGGGGCGGCCAGCTCGCGCTGGACGAGGTGGTGGTGACGGACCGGTTCGCCTGA